The following nucleotide sequence is from Gracilimonas sp..
GAAGATCCTAACAAAGGGGCCTTTGTTACCTTGTTAGGTAATGATACCCTTGCTGTTGAACAATTTGTAAAAACCGACTCAAGCATTACAGCCCAGGTAATCTTAAGAAGCCCTGAAGTTCAAATTTCTACCTACATATTACACTTTGATGAACTGGGTGGAATTGAAAGCATGGTACAGACCGACCACTCTCCGGTTAATGGTTTTCAGGAGGATGGCGCAACCGTTCGTAACATTACCAAAGTTGGAGATAGCCTGTCGGTCAGGGTTCTCAGAGATGAAGAGTACATCACTTATCGTGCTCCTTTTCAGGAAGGATTACTTCCTTTTATAGACATGGTCCACTGGCCCTATGAGCTGGCATTCAACAAGGCTGCTGAAGCTAATCAGGATACTGTAATTCAGCCATTGTTATCCGGCAACCGGATCATGGATTTCACCATCGCTCAAATTGAGGGCGACTCTATGACAATCCGCCACCCTTACCGTGGAGTGATGGGTGTACACGTAAACAGAGACGGTGATATTCAGCACTTAGATGCCGGACTGACTACACGAAAACTCAAAGTGTCGCGAACAAATGCACTGGATATGAATGCTTTAGCTAATCAGTTTGGCAATGAGCCAGTGGGTGAGCTTTCAGGAGCAGTAAGTGCCGAATATTCATTTAAAGGAGCCAACTTCCGTGTTGATTTCGGCTCACCCAAAAAACGAGGCCGTGACCTATTCGGAAACATTGTTCCATGGGGTGAGCGATGGAGAACCGGAGCTAACAGAGCAACTCATTTTTATACCTCCGAAGATCTGATGTTCGGCGACCTTGAAGTACCAGCTGGAGAATACACCCTGTTTACCATTCCTGAACAAGATGGCGGTACTTTAATCATAAACAAGCAAACCGGACAGAATGGGCGCTCTTATGATGAAAGTCAGGATTTAGGCCGTGTCCCGATGGAGATTTCGACTACAGAAGAAGTGGTAGAAGCATTTACCATTTCTGTTGAAGAGACAGAAGAAGGTGGAGAGTTGAATCTTGCCTGGGGCAATACCGTTTTCAAAGCTGACTTTACAATCCGGTAATTAATCAATATCTAATTTATTTAAG
It contains:
- a CDS encoding DUF2911 domain-containing protein, which gives rise to MRNLLITFLTATLFVACSTEDPNKGAFVTLLGNDTLAVEQFVKTDSSITAQVILRSPEVQISTYILHFDELGGIESMVQTDHSPVNGFQEDGATVRNITKVGDSLSVRVLRDEEYITYRAPFQEGLLPFIDMVHWPYELAFNKAAEANQDTVIQPLLSGNRIMDFTIAQIEGDSMTIRHPYRGVMGVHVNRDGDIQHLDAGLTTRKLKVSRTNALDMNALANQFGNEPVGELSGAVSAEYSFKGANFRVDFGSPKKRGRDLFGNIVPWGERWRTGANRATHFYTSEDLMFGDLEVPAGEYTLFTIPEQDGGTLIINKQTGQNGRSYDESQDLGRVPMEISTTEEVVEAFTISVEETEEGGELNLAWGNTVFKADFTIR